One genomic window of Sodaliphilus pleomorphus includes the following:
- a CDS encoding N-6 DNA methylase, giving the protein MAFNRKQKLRDNIEAIRTAFTLEREQRAATAEERAILRKYCGFGGLKCILNPAKELTDAVRWAKSDLELFAPTVELHRLIRENSKDETEYKRFVDSLKASVLTAFYTPKEITDTIADVLADYSIRPARMLEPSAGVGVFVDSMLRHNPNADVMAFEKDLLTGTILRHLYPGKKTRTCGFEKIERPFNNYFDLAVSNIPFGDITVFDPEFQRSDSFGRRSAQKAIHNYFFLKGLDAVRDGGIVAFITSQGVLNSTKTSVRNELFSKADLVSAIRLPNNLFTDNAGTEVGSDLIVLQKNLSKKEMSQDERLMTVIQTDTKTDLTDNAYFIHHPERIVHTTSKLDTDPYGKPAMVYLHEGKAAGIAGDLHRMLDEDFHYRLAMRLYSGSIRQSGTEEKVTVQKEVERTAIKMETTSSMQAVETPTEKPQPTEEKPEIEPRPKYFDGVQLSLLDLWGMTEEVSQQPKTAKKKKEAKKESPARRVLPKPQVHVTQNVTAVPTATTPKTVTENKEAKTENTAKPADPDDIYATLDWDTNPPINGFYEMMMGLTPERRKELRELARQHNEKQAAAEKTEVKAMSETPREQPRQEETQPEAVAAPAVTDTPSEAVATSLFPDIEAEKPKEEIVDLSPRAYHRTPEMHLREGSLVADRGRHNIGYLKDITPYGATFQPLNLKGYQKEKALLYVSLRDAYERLYRYESLRREANVPWREHLNTCYDEFVMRYGNLNAKQNVKLVMMDAGGRDILSLERVENGKFVKADIFEHPVSFAVESHANVGTPEEALSASLNKFGTVDIDYMRTITDSTAEELLTALQGRIYYNPLVTGYEIKDRFIAGNVIEKAERIEAWMGDNPENERMPEVKQALEALKEAEPPRIAFEDLDFNFGERWIPTGVYAAYMSRLFDTEVKIAYSASMDEFSVACGYRTMKITDEFLVKGYYRNYDGMHLLKHALHNTCPDMMKSIGKDEHGNDIKVRDSEGIQLANAKIDEIRNGFSEWLEEQSPQFKERLVTMYNRKFNCFVRPKYDGSHQTFPDLNLKGLASRGIKSVYPSQMDCVWMLKQNGGGICDHEVGTGKTLIMCIAAHEMKRLNLAHKPMIIGLKANVAEIAATYQAAYPNARILYASEKDFSTANRVRFFNNIKNNDYDCVIMSHDQFGKIPQSPELQQRILQAELDTVEENLEVLRQQGKNVSRAMLKGLEKRKHNLEAKLEKVEHAIKSRTDDVVDFKQMGIDHIFIDESHQFKNLTFNTRHDRVAGLGNSEGSQKALNMLFAIRTIQERTGRDLGATFLSGTTISNSLTELYLLFKYLRPKELERQDIRCFDAWAAIFAKKTTDFEFNVTNNVVQKERFRYFIKVPELAAFYNEITDYRTAEDVGVDRPNKNEILHHIPPTPEQEDFIQKLMQFAKTGDATLLGRLPLSETEEKAKMLIATDYARKMALDMRMIDPHYEDHPDNKASHCAKMIAEYYQKYDAQKGTQFVFSDLGTYQPGDGWNVYSEIKRKLTEDYGIPPSEVRFIQECKTDKARKAVIDAMNAGTVRVLFGSTSMLGTGVNAQKRCVAIHHLDTPWRPSDLQQRDGRGVRAGNEIAKHFAGNNVDVIIYAVEKSLDSYKFNLLHCKQTFISQLKSGAMGARTIDEGAVDEKSGMNFSEYMALLSGNTDLLDKAKLEKRIASLEGERKSFNKGKRDSEFKLESKTGELRNNTAFIDAMTEDWNRFLSVAQTDREGNRLNIIKVDGVDSADEKVIGKRLQEIAKNATTGGLYTQVGELYGFPIKVVSERILKEGLEFTDNRFVVEGNYKYTYNNGHLAMADPMAAARNFLNAMERIPSIIDQYKAKNEVLEREIPQLQEIAGKVWKKEDELKQLKSELAALDRKIQLELAPPTPEVAEKEKEGQQVKPEAEDVRNRQAQYPENAPPQIRSPADSIVANHVIIGRPGLYAKEETRFKGLKI; this is encoded by the coding sequence ATGGCGTTTAACCGCAAACAGAAACTGCGGGACAATATCGAGGCGATACGGACGGCATTCACCCTTGAAAGGGAACAGAGAGCGGCGACAGCCGAAGAACGGGCAATACTACGGAAGTATTGCGGTTTCGGCGGTCTGAAATGTATCCTCAACCCTGCAAAGGAACTGACGGATGCCGTCCGGTGGGCGAAATCCGACCTCGAACTGTTCGCCCCGACGGTGGAGTTGCACAGGCTTATCCGTGAGAACAGCAAGGACGAAACAGAGTACAAGCGGTTTGTGGATTCGCTGAAAGCGTCCGTGCTGACCGCTTTCTACACCCCCAAAGAGATAACCGACACCATCGCGGACGTGCTGGCAGATTACAGCATCCGCCCCGCCCGTATGCTCGAACCGTCGGCGGGTGTTGGCGTGTTCGTGGATTCCATGCTGCGGCACAACCCCAATGCGGATGTGATGGCTTTCGAGAAGGATCTGCTCACGGGTACAATCCTGAGGCATCTCTATCCCGGCAAGAAAACGCGCACCTGCGGTTTTGAGAAAATCGAAAGACCGTTCAACAATTATTTCGACTTGGCGGTGTCCAACATTCCGTTCGGAGACATAACCGTGTTCGACCCTGAGTTTCAGCGGAGCGACTCATTCGGCAGACGCTCCGCCCAGAAAGCCATCCACAACTATTTCTTTCTCAAAGGACTGGATGCCGTGCGTGACGGCGGTATCGTGGCGTTCATCACCTCGCAAGGGGTATTGAACAGCACCAAGACCTCCGTGCGTAACGAGCTGTTCAGTAAGGCTGATCTGGTATCCGCGATACGCCTGCCCAACAACCTGTTCACGGACAACGCGGGGACAGAAGTGGGCAGTGACCTGATTGTCCTGCAAAAGAACCTCAGCAAGAAGGAAATGTCGCAGGACGAGCGGCTGATGACCGTAATACAGACGGACACGAAAACCGACCTGACCGACAACGCCTATTTCATCCACCACCCGGAACGCATCGTGCATACGACGTCGAAACTTGACACCGACCCATACGGGAAGCCCGCTATGGTCTATCTGCACGAGGGCAAGGCAGCAGGCATCGCCGGGGATTTGCACCGTATGCTCGACGAGGATTTCCATTACAGGCTCGCCATGCGTCTGTATTCGGGTTCAATCCGGCAGTCGGGAACGGAAGAAAAAGTTACCGTTCAAAAGGAGGTGGAGCGTACTGCCATAAAGATGGAAACAACATCTTCGATGCAGGCGGTGGAAACTCCGACGGAGAAACCGCAACCCACAGAGGAAAAGCCGGAGATAGAGCCACGTCCGAAATATTTTGACGGTGTGCAGCTATCCTTGCTCGACCTCTGGGGGATGACGGAAGAAGTCAGCCAACAACCGAAAACCGCCAAAAAGAAAAAGGAGGCGAAAAAGGAAAGCCCGGCAAGGCGCGTTCTACCCAAGCCACAGGTGCATGTCACACAAAATGTTACGGCTGTGCCGACGGCTACCACCCCTAAGACTGTAACAGAGAACAAGGAGGCTAAAACGGAGAACACCGCCAAGCCTGCCGACCCGGACGACATCTATGCCACGTTGGACTGGGATACCAATCCTCCCATCAACGGCTTCTATGAAATGATGATGGGTTTGACACCGGAACGCAGGAAAGAACTTCGGGAGCTGGCGAGACAGCATAACGAGAAACAAGCGGCGGCGGAAAAGACGGAAGTGAAAGCTATGTCGGAAACGCCCCGTGAGCAACCTCGACAGGAGGAAACACAGCCGGAGGCAGTCGCAGCACCTGCCGTTACAGATACCCCATCGGAAGCGGTGGCAACCTCCCTTTTCCCCGACATCGAAGCGGAAAAGCCGAAGGAGGAAATCGTGGACCTTTCTCCGCGTGCCTACCACCGCACGCCGGAGATGCACCTGCGCGAAGGGTCGCTGGTGGCTGACCGGGGGCGTCATAACATCGGCTACCTGAAAGACATCACGCCATACGGGGCGACATTCCAGCCGCTCAACCTGAAAGGATACCAGAAGGAAAAGGCGTTGTTGTATGTGTCACTGCGTGACGCCTACGAGCGTCTGTATCGTTATGAATCGCTCCGGCGCGAGGCAAATGTTCCGTGGCGAGAGCATCTGAATACCTGTTACGATGAGTTTGTCATGCGCTACGGCAACCTCAACGCCAAGCAGAACGTGAAGTTAGTGATGATGGATGCGGGCGGGCGCGACATCCTTTCGCTGGAACGGGTGGAGAACGGAAAGTTCGTCAAGGCGGACATCTTCGAGCATCCTGTTTCCTTCGCGGTGGAGAGCCATGCCAACGTAGGCACACCCGAAGAAGCCCTGTCCGCGTCGCTCAACAAGTTCGGCACTGTCGATATTGACTATATGAGAACGATAACCGACAGCACGGCGGAGGAATTGCTCACAGCCCTGCAAGGGCGCATCTATTATAATCCGCTCGTGACCGGTTACGAGATCAAAGACCGCTTCATTGCCGGGAACGTGATAGAGAAGGCGGAACGCATAGAGGCTTGGATGGGCGACAATCCCGAAAATGAGCGTATGCCGGAGGTGAAGCAGGCGTTGGAAGCTCTGAAAGAAGCCGAACCGCCGCGCATCGCCTTCGAGGATCTGGACTTCAATTTCGGGGAACGATGGATTCCGACGGGTGTCTATGCCGCCTACATGAGCCGGCTGTTCGACACGGAGGTGAAAATCGCCTATTCCGCAAGCATGGACGAGTTTTCGGTGGCGTGCGGCTACCGCACCATGAAAATCACGGACGAGTTTCTGGTGAAGGGGTATTACCGGAACTATGACGGTATGCACCTCCTGAAACACGCCCTGCACAACACCTGCCCTGACATGATGAAGTCCATCGGCAAGGACGAGCATGGCAACGACATCAAGGTGCGCGACAGCGAGGGAATACAGCTCGCCAACGCCAAGATTGACGAGATACGAAACGGTTTTTCCGAATGGCTGGAAGAGCAGTCGCCGCAGTTCAAGGAGCGGCTTGTGACGATGTATAACCGCAAGTTCAACTGTTTCGTGCGCCCGAAGTATGACGGCTCGCACCAGACTTTTCCCGACCTCAACCTGAAAGGGCTGGCAAGCCGGGGTATCAAGAGCGTCTATCCCTCACAGATGGATTGCGTCTGGATGTTGAAACAGAACGGCGGCGGAATTTGCGACCACGAGGTGGGAACCGGTAAGACGCTGATAATGTGCATCGCCGCGCATGAGATGAAGCGTCTGAATTTGGCACACAAGCCGATGATTATCGGGCTGAAAGCCAACGTTGCGGAGATTGCAGCCACCTATCAGGCGGCATATCCCAACGCACGTATTCTGTACGCTTCGGAGAAGGACTTTTCGACCGCCAACCGTGTGCGCTTCTTCAATAATATAAAGAACAACGACTACGATTGCGTCATCATGTCGCACGACCAGTTCGGCAAGATACCGCAGTCGCCGGAGTTGCAGCAGCGCATCCTGCAAGCGGAGCTTGACACGGTGGAGGAAAACCTCGAAGTGCTACGGCAGCAGGGAAAGAACGTGTCGCGGGCGATGCTGAAAGGATTGGAGAAGCGCAAGCACAACCTTGAAGCGAAGCTGGAGAAGGTGGAACACGCCATAAAGTCACGCACGGACGACGTGGTGGATTTCAAGCAGATGGGCATCGACCACATCTTCATAGATGAGAGCCACCAGTTCAAAAATCTGACGTTCAACACGCGCCATGACCGTGTGGCGGGACTGGGCAACAGCGAGGGAAGCCAGAAGGCACTGAACATGCTCTTTGCCATACGCACCATACAGGAGCGCACGGGCAGAGACTTGGGAGCGACCTTCCTTTCGGGTACTACCATCAGCAACTCGCTGACGGAGTTGTATCTGCTGTTCAAGTATTTGCGTCCGAAGGAGCTGGAACGGCAGGACATCCGATGTTTCGACGCTTGGGCGGCGATATTCGCCAAGAAGACGACGGATTTTGAATTTAACGTGACGAACAACGTGGTTCAAAAGGAGCGTTTCCGCTACTTCATCAAGGTGCCGGAACTTGCCGCCTTCTATAATGAAATCACGGACTACCGCACGGCAGAGGACGTGGGCGTAGATCGTCCCAACAAGAATGAGATACTGCACCACATACCGCCCACGCCGGAGCAGGAGGACTTCATACAGAAGCTGATGCAGTTCGCCAAGACTGGCGATGCCACACTTCTGGGCAGGCTGCCGCTTTCGGAAACGGAGGAAAAGGCGAAGATGCTTATCGCCACCGACTACGCCCGCAAGATGGCACTCGACATGCGCATGATAGACCCGCATTATGAAGACCACCCCGATAACAAGGCGAGCCACTGTGCCAAGATGATCGCGGAGTATTACCAAAAATACGACGCGCAGAAAGGCACGCAGTTCGTTTTCTCGGACTTGGGGACATATCAGCCGGGCGACGGGTGGAACGTCTATTCGGAAATCAAGCGCAAGCTGACGGAGGACTACGGCATACCGCCAAGCGAGGTGCGCTTCATTCAGGAGTGCAAGACCGACAAGGCTCGGAAGGCGGTGATAGACGCCATGAATGCCGGAACGGTGCGTGTTCTGTTCGGCTCCACCTCCATGCTCGGAACGGGTGTGAACGCACAGAAAAGGTGTGTGGCAATTCATCATCTCGATACGCCGTGGCGACCGTCCGACCTGCAACAGCGTGACGGACGCGGAGTTAGAGCCGGAAACGAAATTGCCAAGCATTTCGCCGGGAACAACGTGGACGTAATCATCTACGCGGTGGAGAAGTCACTGGACAGCTACAAGTTCAACCTCCTGCACTGCAAGCAGACTTTCATCAGCCAGCTCAAAAGCGGTGCTATGGGGGCGCGTACCATCGACGAGGGGGCAGTGGACGAGAAATCGGGCATGAACTTTTCGGAATATATGGCGTTGCTATCCGGCAACACCGACCTGCTGGACAAGGCGAAACTTGAAAAGCGCATCGCCTCGCTCGAAGGGGAACGCAAGTCGTTTAACAAGGGCAAGCGTGATTCGGAGTTCAAGTTAGAGTCGAAGACGGGCGAGTTGCGTAACAACACGGCTTTCATAGATGCCATGACGGAGGACTGGAACCGCTTCCTTTCGGTGGCGCAGACCGACAGGGAGGGCAACCGCCTTAATATAATAAAGGTGGACGGTGTGGATTCCGCCGATGAGAAGGTTATCGGAAAGCGTTTGCAGGAGATAGCGAAAAACGCCACTACGGGCGGGCTTTACACACAGGTCGGAGAACTGTACGGTTTTCCGATAAAGGTGGTGAGCGAGAGGATACTCAAAGAGGGATTGGAGTTTACCGACAACCGCTTCGTGGTAGAGGGGAACTACAAGTACACCTATAACAACGGACATCTGGCAATGGCTGATCCGATGGCTGCCGCCCGAAACTTCCTGAACGCGATGGAGAGGATACCCTCCATTATCGACCAGTACAAGGCGAAGAACGAGGTGCTGGAGAGGGAGATACCGCAGTTGCAGGAGATAGCGGGCAAGGTGTGGAAGAAGGAGGACGAGCTGAAGCAGCTGAAATCCGAACTTGCCGCCCTTGACCGAAAAATACAGCTGGAACTTGCGCCGCCCACGCCCGAAGTCGCCGAAAAGGAGAAAGAAGGGCAACAGGTCAAGCCGGAAGCGGAAGATGTGAGGAACAGGCAGGCGCAATATCCCGAAAATGCACCGCCGCAGATACGCAGTCCGGCGGATAGTATCGTTGCCAACCATGTCATAATCGGGCGTCCGGGACTGTATGCCAAGGAGGAAACCCGGTTCAAAGGATTGAAAATATAA
- the tet(Q) gene encoding tetracycline resistance ribosomal protection protein Tet(Q) gives MNIINLGILAHIDAGKTSVTENLLFASGATEKCGRVDNGDTITDSMDIEKRRGITVRASTTSIIWNGVKCNIIDTPGHMDFIAEVERTFKMLDGAVLILSAKEGIQAQTKLLFSTLQKLQIPTIIFINKIDRAGVNLERLYMDIKTNLSQDVLFMQTVVDGSVYPVCSQTYIKEEYKEFVCNHDDDILERYLADSEISPADYWNTIIALVAKAKVYPVLHGSAMFNIGINELLDAISSFILPPASVSNRLSAYLYKIEHDPKGHKRSFLKIIDGSLRLRDVVRINDSEKFIKIKNLKTIYQGREINVDEVGANDIAIVEDIEDFRIGDYLGAKPCLIQGLSHQHPALKSSVRPNKPEERSKVISALNTLWIEDPSLSFSINSYSDELEISLYGLTQKEIIQTLLEERFSVKVHFDEIKTIYKERPIKKVNKIIQIEVPPNPYWATIGLTLEPLPLGAGLQIESDISYGYLNHSFQNAVFEGIRMSCQSGLHGWEVTDLKVTFTQAEYYSPVSTPADFRQLTPYVFRLALQQSGVDILEPMLYFELQIPQAASSKAITDLQKMMSEIEDISCNNEWCHIKGKVPLNTSKDYASEVSSYTKGLGIFMVKPCGYQITKGGYSDNIRMNEKDKLLFMFQKSMSSK, from the coding sequence ATGAATATTATAAATTTAGGAATTCTTGCTCACATTGATGCAGGAAAAACTTCCGTAACCGAGAATCTGCTGTTTGCCAGTGGAGCAACGGAAAAGTGCGGCCGTGTGGATAATGGTGACACCATAACGGACTCTATGGATATAGAGAAACGTAGAGGAATTACTGTCCGGGCTTCTACGACATCTATTATCTGGAATGGAGTGAAATGCAATATCATTGACACTCCGGGACACATGGATTTTATTGCGGAAGTGGAGCGGACATTCAAAATGCTTGATGGAGCAGTCCTCATCTTATCCGCAAAGGAAGGCATACAAGCGCAGACAAAGTTGCTGTTCAGTACTTTACAAAAGCTGCAAATCCCGACAATTATATTTATCAATAAGATTGACCGTGCCGGTGTGAATTTGGAGCGTTTGTATATGGATATAAAAACAAATCTGTCGCAAGATGTCCTGTTTATGCAAACTGTTGTCGATGGATCGGTTTATCCGGTTTGCTCCCAAACATATATAAAGGAAGAATACAAAGAATTTGTATGCAACCATGACGACGATATATTAGAACGATATTTGGCGGATAGCGAAATTTCACCGGCTGATTATTGGAATACGATAATCGCTCTTGTGGCAAAAGCCAAAGTCTATCCGGTGCTACATGGATCAGCAATGTTCAATATCGGTATCAATGAGTTGTTGGACGCCATTTCTTCTTTTATACTTCCTCCGGCATCAGTCTCAAACAGACTTTCAGCTTATCTCTATAAGATAGAGCATGACCCCAAAGGGCATAAAAGAAGTTTTCTTAAAATAATTGACGGAAGTCTGAGACTTCGAGACGTTGTAAGAATCAACGATTCGGAAAAATTCATCAAGATTAAAAATCTAAAGACTATTTATCAGGGCAGAGAGATAAATGTTGATGAAGTGGGTGCCAATGATATCGCGATTGTAGAAGATATAGAAGATTTTCGAATCGGAGATTATTTAGGTGCTAAACCTTGTTTGATTCAAGGATTATCTCATCAGCATCCCGCTCTCAAATCCTCCGTCCGGCCAAATAAGCCCGAAGAGAGAAGCAAGGTGATATCCGCTCTGAATACATTGTGGATTGAAGACCCGTCTTTGTCCTTTTCCATAAACTCATATAGTGATGAATTGGAAATCTCGTTATATGGTTTGACCCAAAAGGAAATCATACAGACATTGCTGGAAGAACGATTTTCCGTAAAGGTCCATTTTGATGAGATCAAGACTATCTACAAAGAACGACCTATAAAAAAGGTCAATAAGATTATTCAGATCGAAGTACCACCCAACCCTTACTGGGCCACAATAGGGCTGACTCTTGAACCCTTACCGTTAGGGGCAGGGTTGCAAATCGAAAGTGACATCTCCTATGGTTATCTGAACCATTCTTTTCAAAATGCCGTTTTTGAAGGGATTCGTATGTCTTGCCAATCTGGTTTACATGGATGGGAAGTGACAGATCTGAAAGTAACTTTTACTCAAGCCGAGTATTATAGCCCGGTAAGTACACCTGCTGATTTCAGACAGCTGACCCCTTATGTCTTCAGGCTGGCCTTGCAACAGTCAGGTGTGGACATTCTCGAACCGATGCTCTATTTTGAGTTGCAGATACCCCAAGCGGCAAGTTCCAAAGCTATTACAGATTTGCAAAAAATGATGTCTGAGATTGAAGACATCAGTTGCAATAATGAGTGGTGTCATATTAAAGGGAAAGTTCCATTAAATACAAGTAAAGACTATGCATCAGAAGTAAGTTCATACACTAAGGGCTTAGGCATTTTTATGGTTAAGCCATGCGGGTATCAAATAACAAAAGGCGGTTATTCTGATAATATCCGCATGAACGAAAAAGATAAACTTTTATTCATGTTCCAAAAATCAATGTCATCAAAATAA
- a CDS encoding hybrid sensor histidine kinase/response regulator, protein MERSGNFYKAIQLGYILISILIGCMAYNSLYEWQEIEALELGNKKIDELRKEINNINIQMIKFSLLGETILEWNDKDIEHYHARRMAMDSMLCRFKATYPAERIDSVRSLLEDKERQMFQIVRLMDEQQSINKKIANQIPVIVQKSVQEQSKKPKRKGFLSIFGKKEGTKPTTTTTTLRSSNRNMVNEQNAQSRRLSEQADSLAARNAELNRQLQGLICQIEKKVQSDLQNRESEITAMRKKSFMQIGGLMGFVLLLLVISYIIIHRDAKNIKRYKRKTTDLIEQLEQSVQQNEVLITSRKKAVYTITHELRTPLTAITGYTELLRKECNSGNNGQYIQNILQSSDRMRDMLNTLLDFFRLDNGKEQPRLSPCRISAITHTLETEFMPVAVNKGLSLSVKTGHDAIVLTDKERIIQIGNNLLSNAVKFTEEGGVSLITEYDNGVLTLVVEDTGTGMTEEEQKQAFGAFERLSNAAAKEGFGLGLAIMRNIVSMLGGTIRLDSKKGKGSRFTVEISMQEAEEQLGYTSNTPVYHNNKFHDVVAIDNDEVLLLMLKEMYSQEGIHCDTCTDAAALMEMIRQKEYSLLLTDLNMPDINGFELLELLRSSNVGNSPTIPVVVATASGSCNKGELLAKGFAGCLFKPFSISELMEVSDRCAIKATPDGKPDFSALLSYGNEAVMLEKLITETEKEMQAVRNAAKEKDLQKLDSLIHHLRSSWEVLRADQPLNVLYGLLRGDALPDGEALSHAVTAVLDKGVEIIRLAEEERRKYEDG, encoded by the coding sequence ATGGAGCGGTCAGGAAATTTCTATAAGGCAATACAGTTGGGATATATACTTATCTCCATTCTTATCGGATGTATGGCATATAATAGCCTCTATGAATGGCAGGAGATAGAAGCATTAGAACTTGGCAATAAAAAAATAGACGAGCTCCGAAAAGAAATAAACAATATCAATATTCAAATGATAAAATTTTCTCTATTGGGTGAAACAATACTGGAATGGAACGATAAAGATATCGAGCATTACCATGCACGGCGTATGGCAATGGACAGTATGCTTTGCCGTTTCAAGGCCACCTATCCAGCAGAGCGCATCGATAGTGTGCGCAGTCTTTTAGAGGATAAGGAACGACAGATGTTCCAGATAGTCCGGTTAATGGATGAACAACAATCTATTAACAAGAAGATAGCCAATCAAATTCCGGTTATTGTGCAGAAAAGTGTGCAGGAACAGTCCAAAAAGCCAAAACGAAAAGGTTTCTTGAGCATCTTCGGCAAAAAAGAGGGAACGAAGCCAACGACAACAACGACTACGCTCCGTTCATCCAATAGAAACATGGTCAACGAACAGAATGCGCAGAGCCGTCGATTGTCAGAACAAGCCGATAGTCTTGCTGCCCGTAATGCAGAACTTAACAGACAACTGCAAGGATTGATTTGCCAAATCGAAAAGAAGGTGCAATCTGATTTACAAAATAGAGAAAGCGAGATAACAGCCATGCGTAAAAAATCATTTATGCAGATAGGCGGCTTGATGGGATTTGTTCTTTTGCTGTTGGTCATTTCCTATATCATCATACACCGTGATGCAAAGAACATTAAACGATACAAACGCAAGACAACGGATTTGATCGAGCAATTGGAACAGTCCGTGCAACAAAATGAGGTACTCATAACCTCCCGAAAGAAAGCGGTATATACTATTACCCATGAGTTGCGTACACCACTGACGGCAATAACCGGCTATACCGAACTTTTGCGGAAAGAATGCAATAGCGGTAATAATGGGCAATATATCCAAAATATACTGCAATCCTCCGACCGTATGCGGGATATGCTCAACACTTTGCTTGACTTCTTCCGCCTGGACAACGGCAAGGAACAGCCCCGTCTGTCACCCTGCCGGATTTCAGCAATCACGCACACACTTGAAACGGAGTTCATGCCTGTTGCCGTGAACAAAGGGCTGTCCTTGTCCGTGAAGACTGGACACGATGCCATTGTATTGACCGACAAAGAGCGAATAATACAAATCGGGAATAACCTGCTGTCAAACGCTGTCAAGTTCACAGAAGAAGGCGGTGTTTCTTTGATTACTGAATATGATAATGGAGTTCTGACACTGGTCGTTGAAGATACAGGTACAGGCATGACAGAAGAGGAACAGAAACAAGCGTTCGGTGCGTTTGAACGTCTATCAAATGCCGCCGCAAAGGAGGGTTTCGGGCTTGGGCTTGCCATAATGCGTAATATTGTGTCGATGCTTGGCGGAACAATCCGTTTAGACAGCAAGAAAGGGAAAGGCAGTCGTTTCACAGTTGAAATTTCTATGCAGGAAGCTGAAGAACAGCTTGGATATACAAGCAATACACCTGTTTATCATAACAATAAATTCCATGATGTTGTCGCCATTGACAATGATGAGGTATTACTTCTGATGCTGAAAGAGATGTATTCCCAAGAAGGAATACACTGCGACACTTGCACCGATGCTGCGGCACTGATGGAAATGATACGCCAGAAAGAATACAGCCTGTTGCTGACAGACTTGAATATGCCCGATATAAACGGTTTCGAATTGCTGGAACTGTTGCGTTCGTCCAACGTGGGCAATTCACCAACAATCCCGGTGGTTGTGGCAACCGCTTCGGGCAGTTGTAACAAAGGGGAACTATTGGCAAAAGGCTTTGCCGGATGCCTGTTCAAGCCGTTCTCCATATCGGAACTGATGGAGGTTTCCGACAGGTGTGCCATAAAAGCGACACCGGACGGGAAACCGGACTTTTCCGCCTTATTGTCCTATGGCAATGAAGCCGTCATGCTGGAAAAGTTGATAACTGAAACAGAAAAGGAAATGCAGGCGGTACGGAATGCAGCAAAAGAAAAAGACCTGCAAAAGCTGGATTCCCTGATCCACCACCTGCGCAGTTCGTGGGAGGTGCTCCGTGCCGACCAACCGCTGAATGTACTTTACGGATTGCTTCGTGGCGATGCTCTCCCGGATGGTGAAGCGTTAAGCCATGCCGTGACTGCCGTGCTGGATAAGGGAGTGGAAATAATACGGTTGGCAGAAGAGGAAAGGAGAAAATACGAAGATGGATAA